A window of the bacterium genome harbors these coding sequences:
- a CDS encoding nitrous oxide reductase accessory protein NosL, which translates to MELFDDYGCLLTRRPAVDSDSRVIFVRSAEDGSWLLESQASYVVSKQISSPMGYGIVAFAAKESASQFASGLDDSKIYSISELIPAAQTILSKR; encoded by the coding sequence GTGGAACTCTTTGATGATTACGGTTGTTTGCTGACGCGCAGACCTGCAGTGGATTCGGATTCTCGCGTCATCTTCGTGCGTTCAGCTGAAGACGGAAGTTGGCTTCTTGAAAGTCAGGCTTCGTATGTTGTTTCCAAACAGATCTCATCACCGATGGGTTATGGAATTGTGGCTTTTGCCGCAAAAGAATCAGCATCCCAGTTCGCGAGCGGATTGGATGATTCGAAGATTTATTCAATTTCCGAGCTCATCCCTGCCGCCCAGACCATTTTGAGTAAACGTTGA
- a CDS encoding c-type cytochrome, whose protein sequence is MRKILLITVMFLFVLTIGCKGTSKETQKATAEKKRAATTIIQLTSKEHADAKKVYTAWCSGCHGEKGRGDGPAAAVVEVKPRNFLIESFKIRSTASGQPPTRQDIFETVTRGLPGTAMPAFDFLAEKDRWLAVDYVRKLANLDTKPDPQTIDLGEKPSNTKESVSAGKQIYAKMQCAQCHGPEGRGDGPSSATLLNSQGQPIPARDYTKGEYLGGDTPVAIAMRFTTGMDGTPMPSYSGVMTQKETCLGQQSQTGLCAGTHGGHQLDA, encoded by the coding sequence ATGAGAAAAATTCTTCTTATTACAGTCATGTTCTTGTTCGTTCTCACGATCGGTTGCAAAGGTACTTCCAAGGAGACTCAGAAAGCGACAGCCGAAAAAAAACGAGCGGCAACAACCATTATTCAACTGACGAGCAAAGAGCACGCGGATGCAAAGAAGGTTTATACCGCCTGGTGCTCCGGATGCCACGGTGAGAAAGGGCGCGGCGATGGTCCGGCTGCGGCTGTTGTCGAGGTCAAACCACGAAACTTCTTGATTGAATCTTTCAAGATTCGATCTACCGCCAGTGGTCAGCCGCCAACCCGGCAGGACATTTTCGAAACAGTCACGCGCGGTCTCCCTGGGACTGCGATGCCGGCCTTCGATTTTCTTGCCGAAAAGGACCGATGGCTTGCGGTCGATTACGTACGTAAGCTTGCGAATCTTGATACGAAACCGGATCCGCAAACAATCGATCTCGGTGAGAAACCTTCGAATACGAAGGAATCCGTTTCAGCTGGGAAACAGATCTACGCAAAAATGCAATGTGCTCAGTGTCACGGTCCGGAAGGGCGCGGCGACGGACCCTCTTCCGCTACACTTCTTAATTCACAGGGCCAGCCTATTCCTGCACGTGATTATACGAAAGGGGAGTACCTGGGGGGAGACACACCCGTAGCGATCGCGATGCGTTTCACTACTGGAATGGACGGAACTCCGATGCCTTCCTACAGCGGTGTCATGACGCAAAAGGAAACGTGTCTGGGTCAACAATCCCAAACAGGTTTATGCGCAGGCACGCATGGTGGACACCAACTTGACGCCTGA